ACAGGACTACAGGAATCGCGCGCTTgattcgccgccgccatccgagGCGAGCTGCAGCACCGAACGACCGATCGGGCAGCCGCCTCTCCGACCTCCTCCAACCGCGCGCCCGTTGCGGTTGACGggggcggcgagcgcgacggcgcTCGGTTCGGAACACCCAACCCCGGCTACAGTGCTGCAGTGCTGGGGCAGGAGctggtgccgccgcccgccgtcgccgctgacCCCGCCCGGCAGGCGAAGTGGATAGGAAATCTCGCGAGCCTGATGGGCCGCGGCAATGAACAAACAACCACCTGCGGAAGGCCTAGGAAGGCCCAAGAGCCAAGCGGGCCATATGCGGACAAAGGCCAGAAAGGCTGAAAACTTAACCCGGCGAAGAACGGCCCACTCTAAGAACGGCCGAAGAAGGATCTAGAAACCGTGGAGGCGGTATGATATAGGGCTGTTTGGGACTGCGGTCCAAAAAAAAGTGCGGCACGCATAAGCAATAAGCGGCGCGGACCTCGCTTCTCGCGTTTTTCCCGCTTCCAGTTCAAACGCTCGTTTATCGCGTGGTGGACGGCCGGAAAACACGTGTTGGACGCAGACCggcaggattttttttttcttctttcgcTGATACACGCCGCAGTCGTCGTCCCAAACAAGGCCATATGCAGATATGCTGGACGTGTCAGAGTTAGGGCTAGGAACTCTCGCGCGTTGCTACGACCTAGCAATGATCGCGCGCAGGCGGGCTGTagcgacgaacgctcgcccactaagagcaactccagccggGCCCTTAAATGGGACTCTATCTCTTGTTTTAGTCTCCCAGTAGAAAAAACATCTCCAACCGGGCCCCTATGCGAGCCCCCATTTTGGGGAGGCCACTAAATTTTGGTCCAGAGTCcctagaactggaggccctctaAATTTAGTCACCCTGCTGGAGTTTGAAGCCCTTAAATTTTTATAGGCTGGCTCCTAAAAGCAATATAGGGGCTCAAATTTAGTCTCTCCGTTAGAGTTGCTCTAACGGCCCCGCATTCCATCAGCCATCACCACAGGACGCTTCGTGTCCTACTAGTACTCTTCTCCGTTGTCGGCTCCTCCGGATTCCGCCCAAGAACAGCCTTTATCCGAAAAAAGTTACGGTGAGTGCTACTGGACTTGACGAGCACGGGCCGCGGCTGCACGGAACTGAAGATACAGGACACGGGTGTCGGGCGGTGTGGCCGGCTCGCGTTCCATCCCATCTCGCGCTCGCCGAGCACGACGGCACGAAGGGAGACGGGAGAGGGTCGACAGCGGGGCGCCGACGGTGACGTCGTGCTCGTGCTCGGACTTGACAGGAGATCAACCAAATCACCAATCATGCATGCAGCGAGGACAGCTTGGTCGCTAACCATGGTGGTCGCTAACTGTTTGGCTGGCAGTGGACCCCTGCAGGCATCTAGATTTTAGTTGCACGAACAGAAAGAATCGGCAGGTATATTTGCGTTGTCTTGGCCTGCATGGTCCGTGCTTTGGGGCAGTATTTGGATAGAGGGCAtattcaccgtgttcggctggtctaCTCTCCTCCAGCGCTACAGtaatttcctctcacaccactctatccaccagctccagctccagccagcccaacagtatttttctctcacagcatTCCAGCTCcaacctccagctccagcctgccgaatgCAGTGATTCTGCATCCTGCTGCTGATTGCTGCTGCTGAAACTTGCGATTTGCCAGTGACCTTTTTCTGCGCTTGTTGTGCGAACAAAAATTCGAGTTCACAGTTAAAAATTAGTAGCAGGGGAATGAACCTGAGCCACTCATCAGCGTGACCTAACGACCAGCACCGCCCCAACCATGTCAGCCAGGCAGTGGTTAGCCTTTTCGTCACTAAACTAATCCATCCGATAGCTTTCCTGTATTCTAATGATAGTTGGATTTATCAGTTCCCCCCATTTCCATTTGCAGCCAATCATTCGAACTTGCCCCGCTGGCCATATCCAAAATCTCCGACCACCATGGTTCCACCACAAGATTTTTAAAATCGGCAGTGGAGGCGACGGACACAGGACGACCCCGCGGCAGGGCGGCAGGCTAGGCTGACGACAACGGCGCGGtagttggtggtggtggtggcggcgccgcccgccccggcggccgccgtgcCAGCCATAGTCAGCCGGCACATGCGCGCGCGCGACGGCCCGTGCGTGGTACGCGTACGTGTGTGGCGCGCACGGCAGGGGCGGTGGGGGGCGTGACGCGGCCGACGTCAAAGAACCAGGGTTTACAAAATCGGTggggtcaaaccggtccggtctggTTCCGGTTTGGACTGTTaccaaaccggtccaaatttaaaattcaaatttgaattaaaaaaataaaaaattcctaaaaatacttcaaggtgcgacgaatctaatgatgtcaaattttctcaaaaatttgttcgtttaacatacttttcgggcatttaaagttaaacaaaaaaaaatgaaaaaaaatgagacggcccattaaagcccacttggtaaaccggtcaaaccggccggtaaaccggtcaaaccggccggtataccgttccaaaccggttacacatgtgattttgaatttagatttgaattcaaaccggtcaaaccgaccggtaaaccggtcaaatcggCCGGTATATCAGTTCAAACtgattacacatgcgattttgaatttggatttgaattcaaccggtttccaccggtttccggtcaaatcggtccggtaaaccgctaccggaggacggtggtttgaccggaccggtcggaatTATTAACCCTGCACAGAACCCGGCACTTGCCTCCACAGCTCCACTCTTCTGCAGCTCTGAACTTTCTGCTCCTTCAATGGTCTTCGTCTGAACTCAGAAGCTGTGATGATTTGCAGAGATGATGAAATACCAAACGAGATCATTGTTCGTACTagcatttttttttgggggggggggggggggggggggggttcaggAGTGACAGTTATTCATATTTGATGTCTGGCTTGTTTTTTCATGGGTACTGTGTCTGAATTGATTCATCATATCCCTACCTGCCTTGACACTTGACAGATAGATAGCCGCACACTTGCATGTTGCAGTTAGGATAATGGTGTGTTTTTTAGCTGGAAGGGTTGCGATAGCTGAAGCTCTGTCTAGAGGGCCAAACCTGACGTGGGCTGATCACCGAATCTCATCTGAAAACCACGAACATTCATGAAGGCTGCAGTTCTGCACATGTTTATGTACGCCGGCACCATTGCTATTCCCGACCACATTTCTTATTGTTCATCCGGAGGGGGAAAAACTTGTTATCTAGCCCGTGTTTAGATGAAAAaccaaaattctaaaaaaaattccgacacctacatggagacttaaatctagacgaaataaaaaacgcattgcgactgctatctgtaaatggcgagacgaatctaataaacctaattaggctgtaattagatgctaaattgctatagtaataTTACAGTACATAACCTCTAATGGCGGAtaaattaggctcattagattcgtctcgcgatttacagacgagttctgtaattatttttgtgattagtgtatgtttagtacttcaaatgtagaaatatgacttttcaaaatttttatatcGCGCAACCAAAGGGGACCCTAGTATGCCTGATTTCACTGAAAATGACGCTTCTAAAACATGTGCAGGTCTCAAATTCCAGAGGCAAAACTTGCAGTTCCAGCTAGGGGTGGAATCGAGGCGAGGCTCGACTTTTTTCGAGTTTTCTTCGAAATCAATATATTAgtatttattatagtctccTGCGTTGTTTGATATGTAACTTCAAATCGAGCATAaccagccgagccgagcctgccaaaattgacttttgttccaaatcaactaatcTTTATTTAAAAAAACGAACGTAATCGGAGCAATTTTGAAACGAGCCACCGAGACAGCTTAACGAACTTTTTTTTCCGGCCCTGCTTCCAGCCCTGGAATTCCGGCCTCTCGTCGTGCCCCACGTTTGCATCTGCAGGAGCGGGAGGACGACGCCCTCTCAATCATCATCAAGTGCGCTTCGGTGTAAAGATTCCCCGCCCCAACCTGTAGCATGGGCCCCTGAATCGCTGGGAAATCTCTAATAGACGGAATCTTATTGATCGGGCCATTCTCGAAATCTTATTGAGCCACGTCACCAACAAATCTCGTCATATTCATTTCAATCGGGCCGTCCGTCCTAGGGTCTAGACTCTTCTCGGAGCCTCACTAGCGCTCTGGACGAATACTCTATATTACTCTATATACTATACAGTGTGGGAAGGGAGCGCTGGGAGCGCTCGGGTCCTCCCAGCGTGACACGTACCCCCAGGAGCCGGGGAGAGGACGCCCAACGCGGGCCGCGGATTCGTCGTGCCCATGTGCTGCGGTCGCAGCGCCACAGTCCACGCCCGCCAGCCGCCGAGCGCCTCCGTGCCCTGCGCCCGCCCGTCAGCCGCCGACCGCCGATCCTCCCTCTCTCCGTCGCCCGGCAgcacccctctctccctccttcccAGCCACAGCAGCCCACGCCGCCCTCCGACCCCCGTCGTCCGCtccaccccgtcgccggcgggggATCCGACCGGCGGCATCCCGGTGGTGAATCTGGCCCGCTCCGCACTCCGGTGCCGTCGTCCGCCGAGGTCCccgcccccttccccctcccgCTCCATCctggtcgccgccggcctccgccatgGCGGATCTCGGCCGCCCCCTCCCGGGCTCGGTGAAGGAGCATCCCGCGGCGTGGGGGACGAGGCGTGGAGGCGCGGTGGAGGAGCCACTGGACCGCAGCCCGGCTGCACGGGGAGGGACGACTGCAGCACCCGGGTGAGGAGGCGAACTGCGGCGGGTCTTGGGGAGACGGGGAGCGGGActtcggggcggcggcggcggcggcggctctgcggcgCAGCGGCGGAGTGTgtgggggagggagagggcgccGCGGATAATAATGGggagagagttttttttttagcttttgtactgtgggcgcggcggagcgcgaTGATATCCTAATTCGATATATCGCTGATGTCCTAGTTCGATATATCGAGCAAGCAGTGCGCCGCTACTCCATCGCCGCGCAGCGCGGCTGCCTCCACCACACCAGCCTCATCTCCCACACGAAACGGCTGCTCGTTCGCAGCTTGCAAAAAGCTGCAGATCCACGCAAAGGAAGAGCTCAGCGAGGAGAGAAAATATTGACAAGGCCGCGCCCCATCTCCCTCCGGCGTGTCGAACGCCGAGGAAGCGCTGTGATGCTGCTCCAGGGGTGCTCCACTGGAGGGTGGCAGGGCTCACGAGCAAGACCACTCTCTGACAGGTAAGCAACAAAGAGAAGTCTAGCTACTTCGCTGATCTCCTCGATCTGCCTCAGGCTCAAACGGGAAGTAGAGTCAAGCCTCCTTCTCTGAAGCAAGGATTCACAGAGCTCCATGGCTGACGCTTACATAGATTGGTCGGTGGACGCTTACATGATAATTACTGCAGCATGCCTGCACCACAATTTGCTCCATGGCGGCTGCTTAGATTGATAGTCAGCGGCCTCGTACTCAGTTACAAGCACGATTGGTCGGTGCTGCTGCATTAATTATCAATTTGGCCAGGTAATACCGAAATATAACTGAACATACACAGCACGCATAAGTATTTATCGATCGTGTACAGAGCCAAGTAAAGTGTTTGCCCAGAACTTTTTATCTTGATTGTGAACATCAGGCACATCACAATCATATACTGTTGGAAatatttcagttaagatattTTGTGATCTTCACTGTTAAAGAAGCGTTTAAACCATCTAAACGCGATTAAGAAAacctaatgataaaaccctaatgggctttgatcagcaggcccattaggcccgtttccagaggctggcccccagccccacagtgcctataaatataaggtcgtggttagcaccttaaaaacacccattcacgtcattctaaaaccctagccaccgctagtctgatcgctgaagtcactggaggggtttggaaggccaagcactcccgtTTGGCGCCCGGAGGACGTCGATTCACTGCTGCAGTCCTACACCGACAAGAAtgcctacttcctctacggatcaggcgtaaatggctgctgcaactgctaatgctggtataatgtttaccaatttattccgcattagattgatttgtcatgaactaggttatgttaagatctTGGGTTATTAGCCTATAATGCTTAAGCCTGGCTAATTCTAACAATCGGTATCATGAGTCATCTTAACCTAGTCATGCACGGTCAATTTTGAGCCATGTTTATGCCTCTGATTTTCGTCGGTTTAAGATGCAATTAGATCCTGCATAATGGCTTTTATGTGTTAATCATGCGTGATTAGATCTAAATCATGGTTAATTAAGTTTCTGATcacgagattagatctaatctaattcgGTTTAGGTCAAGTTTAAGATTAATCTTGATCTGTTTATGAGTTAAGTATCGGATTAGATCCAATCATGCCTGAGTAATGAATCAGTTTAAGTTAATGTCATGATTAAATCAAGTAATCAAGGTTAGGGTTTACTTGCTGACTGTTTTCCCCAAATTTATGCCTCTGTTAAGTTTTATTCCGCAAATTAGATCCAAACTCATGAGATTGATGCATCAGTAAGCATGtagaagaaaggggaaaagcaATTTCAGATCGTATAAGAAATCCCCAAATCCCGTgatgaaccctaaccctaactctgAGATTGAAAGAGCACTTACCTGTGGCTATGAGTACACACGCTGCTGAGCACCACGGCAGGGCCTTCCCGACGGAGCCGCGCGCGGCTTGAGcgcacgcggcgccggcggaaggGCCCGCGGTGGCTCCATGAGAAGGTCGGCTGGGCCAGAACAGGCGGCACGCGTGGCCCAAGGCGGCGCCTTGAGGGCTGCAGCGCCCGCGTCAAGCTGCAGTGCCGGCCGGAGCTCACACCGCGGGGCCCGCTGGTGCGCGCCACACGCGCATAAGctggcggcggctccacggcgcggcgcgggcccaCGCATGAGGCGCGCAGGCGGAGGCTACGGGCGCCCGCCGGCCGGGTCCGCCATCACCCACCGCGCGGCGTGTGGCCAGCGCGAGGCCCGACGCGGGGCACGCGGCGCTCGCGGCCGGAGTGGGCGCCGGCCCCAGGCTCCCGCGCGCATGAGCGGGGCGCGCAGCTCCCGCGCGTGGCCCAAGGCGGCGGCTTGCAGGCGCAAGGCAGTGGCGCTGGATCTTGAGAgccaggcggcggccggcccgagCGCCCGTAGACTGCGGTGGTTCGTGACTGAGGAGAAAAGAGGAGTGAGGCTGTGTTAGGGTTTTCCGACCGGGACTCCATTTATATTAGTTGGCGTCAGTTTACAGCCGTCCGATCGGAACAAATGGTCCAGATCGTTTCACGTTAGGGTTTGTGGGCAGTTGGGCCAAATGGGCTGACTGGGCTTAACGGGCCGCGCGAATGGGTGTTTTTGGGCTGTTTTCATGAGTTTTAGCCCAGTTTAATGTTTAAAGCTTTTTTTCTTATGTTTTAAGCTCAATTTTAATTGTTGTTATGTTTAAAGGCTTTAATTATTTCTGTTGCACTTATTAATTAACAGCATTATGTTAATTAATTTCCATGAGTTATGTAAAtgcttttaattatattttaattgcatttattcactgaaaattatgctcatccaccataagcaattaagatgcactctatttaaatggaaccatcgggaagtttatttagagcacttgtaattaattctgaccatcgttgatttaattacgagttttaatgataaatttcgtttgttttccccatcggtgatgcaaattgaaatttatgtatgattttaatcagaccatcgtagggttaatttcatacttcttatgcgcatcttaattgtgagtttaattaagttattgttctcatgattttcagtgaacacTGTGACGGGCTACCTGAAGTCCATTGAGCCCCTGAATGGCACCAACTATCCAAGCTGGTATAAAGATGTTCAGGTGGCCATTGCTGTGTGTGAGTATGATCTCGCCTTACGTCAAGACAAGCCAGCAGAGCCCGCTGATCCCAATGGTGATCGTACTGCCATTGAGAAGTGGGAGAGATCAGACAGGATGGCCAACATGATCATTAAGAACACGATCACACCGGCCATCTGTGGTGCTATTCCTGATAAGGACCAGGATGGTAATGATCTGAGCGCCAAGGCATACCTTGCCAAGGTGGAGGAGAACTTTAAGAGTTCTTCCAAGACTTATGCTAGCACCCTAATCATGAAGATGCTGACTTCACAGTATGATGGGCAAAGTGGAATCAGGGAGCACATTATGagcatgtgtgacatggcaaatAAGCTGAAGACACTGGATATGGCTATCTCTGATGGTTTTCTGGTGCACTTCATCATGACTTCTCTGCCAGCACAGTACAGTCCCTTCAAAATAAGCTACAACACTCAGAAGGCGACTTGGAGCATGGCTGAGCTCATTAGCTACtgtgttgaggaagaagaaaggcagaaagctgAAAGGATGAAGGATGCTGTCAACATGGTCAGCGAGCGCTTTGGGCGTGTTTGTATGAGCAACACTCCTAAGCATC
This window of the Panicum virgatum strain AP13 chromosome 1K, P.virgatum_v5, whole genome shotgun sequence genome carries:
- the LOC120711928 gene encoding uncharacterized protein LOC120711928, whose protein sequence is MANMIIKNTITPAICGAIPDKDQDGNDLSAKAYLAKVEENFKSSSKTYASTLIMKMLTSQYDGQSGIREHIMSMCDMANKLKTLDMAISDGFLVHFIMTSLPAQYSPFKISYNTQKATWSMAELISYCVEEEERQKAERMKDAVNMVSERFGRVCMSNTPKHQAESGSSRQHKRKFKGHKSKAVSHKKTSNERLCKFCKSPKHEQKDCHGFKEWLKNKGIQFDPNYKRGGAKSKSG